The following proteins are co-located in the Salvelinus fontinalis isolate EN_2023a unplaced genomic scaffold, ASM2944872v1 scaffold_2197, whole genome shotgun sequence genome:
- the LOC129850712 gene encoding NHP2-like protein 1, which produces MKADAEVNPKAYPLADATLSKTILDLVQQAANYKQLRKGANEATKTLNRGIAEFIVMAADAEPLEIILHLPLLCEDKNVPYVFVRSKQALGRACGVSRPVIATSVTIKEGSQLKPQIQSTQMAIERLLV; this is translated from the exons ATGAAA GCTGATGCAGAAGTCAACCCCAAGGCCTACCCTCTGGCTGATGCCACACTGAGCAAAACCATCCTGGACCTTGTGCAGCAAGCTGCCAATTACAAGCAGCTTCGCAAAGGGGCCAATGAAG CCACTAAAACACTTAACCGCGGTATTGCTGAGTTCATCGTGATGGCCGCAGACGCAGAGCCCCTGGAGATAATCCTCCACCTGCCACTGCTCTGCGAGGACAAGAACGTGCCCTATGTGTTTGTGCGCTCCAAGCAGGCCCTGGGACGCGCCTGTGGGGTCTCACGCCCAGTCATTGCCACTTCGGTCACCATCAAGGAGGGCTCGCAGCTCAAGCCCCAGATCCAGTCTACCCAGATGGCCATTGAGAGACTGCTGGTGTGA